In Paractinoplanes brasiliensis, the following proteins share a genomic window:
- a CDS encoding acyl-CoA thioesterase, with product MESYFAYQHTVGFEETNLVGNVYYVNYLRWQGRCREMFLKERAPEVLADLRDDLKLFTLRVDCEFYAEITAFDELSIRMRLEELAQTQLQFSFDYVRLDPGGGETLVARGSQRVACMRGPNTRTEPSRVPVALIRALEPYTAVRV from the coding sequence ATGGAGTCGTACTTCGCCTACCAGCACACCGTCGGGTTCGAGGAGACGAACCTGGTCGGCAACGTCTACTACGTCAACTACCTGCGCTGGCAGGGCCGCTGCCGCGAGATGTTCCTCAAGGAGCGCGCGCCCGAGGTCCTCGCCGACCTGCGCGACGATCTGAAGCTGTTCACGTTGCGGGTCGACTGCGAGTTCTACGCCGAGATCACCGCCTTCGACGAGTTGTCCATCCGGATGCGGCTGGAGGAGCTGGCGCAGACCCAGCTGCAGTTCAGCTTCGACTACGTCCGCCTGGACCCGGGCGGTGGCGAGACGCTGGTGGCCCGCGGATCGCAACGGGTGGCGTGCATGCGCGGGCCCAACACCCGTACGGAACCCTCCCGGGTGCCGGTGGCGCTGATCCGCGCGCTCGAGCCGTACACGGCGGTGCGAGTCTGA